From Methanocella sp., a single genomic window includes:
- a CDS encoding 50S ribosomal protein L16: MARKPGRMYKNFSGPAYTRREYMGGVPGVKVTQFDMGNLTDELPIAVTLVVNETCQIRHDALEAARISANRYLMSDVGKQDYRFKVRVYPHQVLRENKQATGAGADRVSDGMRRAFGKAVGTAARVYSGQGVFTIYTNKANFEKAKEALRRAGHKLPTPHRLVVEKGAELVK; this comes from the coding sequence ATGGCGAGAAAACCAGGAAGGATGTATAAGAACTTCTCAGGCCCGGCCTACACCAGGAGAGAGTACATGGGCGGTGTGCCAGGCGTTAAGGTCACCCAGTTCGATATGGGCAACCTCACGGACGAGTTGCCAATAGCGGTCACGCTAGTCGTCAACGAGACGTGCCAGATCCGGCACGACGCCCTCGAGGCGGCCCGTATTTCTGCTAACAGGTACCTGATGAGCGACGTGGGCAAGCAGGATTACAGGTTCAAGGTAAGGGTCTACCCCCACCAGGTCCTCAGGGAGAACAAGCAGGCCACCGGCGCCGGCGCAGACCGTGTCTCGGATGGCATGCGCAGGGCTTTCGGCAAGGCCGTCGGCACCGCGGCCCGCGTATACAGCGGCCAGGGCGTCTTTACCATTTACACCAACAAGGCGAACTTCGAGAAGGCAAAAGAAGCGCTGCGCAGGGCCGGCCACAAGCTGCCCACCCCGCACAGGCTGGTCGTCGAGAAGGGCGCTGAGCTGGTAAAGTAA
- a CDS encoding translation initiation factor IF-2 subunit beta: MDNYDALLNRAVSKTPQLELSGERFQVPRPKVFAEGRTTVWENYEEIREKLNRDTEHFGKFILRELGTAGKVEGNRMILQGHFTSDAINALVNDYVAEYVKCAECGRPDTKLIKYDRVTTLKCDACGAQRSIQKRRSRTITEKPAAAIEEGKTYELKIETTGKKGDGIAKVDKFTIFVNGARPGEIVKAKINKVDGTRAFAVREH; the protein is encoded by the coding sequence ATGGATAATTACGATGCTTTATTAAACCGGGCCGTCTCGAAGACGCCCCAGCTTGAACTGAGCGGCGAGCGCTTCCAGGTGCCCCGGCCGAAGGTCTTTGCGGAGGGCCGCACTACCGTCTGGGAGAACTACGAGGAAATCCGGGAGAAGCTTAACCGCGATACCGAGCATTTCGGCAAGTTCATCCTCCGCGAGCTCGGCACGGCCGGCAAGGTCGAGGGTAATCGCATGATTCTTCAGGGCCACTTTACTTCGGACGCCATCAACGCGCTGGTAAACGATTATGTCGCCGAGTACGTCAAGTGCGCCGAATGCGGCAGGCCGGACACCAAGCTCATCAAGTACGACCGCGTCACGACGCTGAAGTGCGACGCCTGCGGCGCCCAGCGGTCCATCCAGAAGCGCCGGTCCCGTACCATAACCGAGAAGCCCGCGGCAGCCATCGAAGAGGGCAAGACCTACGAGCTCAAGATCGAGACCACCGGCAAGAAGGGCGACGGCATCGCCAAGGTCGACAAGTTCACTATCTTCGTGAACGGTGCCCGGCCGGGCGAGATCGTCAAGGCCAAGATCAATAAGGTCGACGGTACCCGCGCCTTCGCAGTGCGCGAGCACTAA
- a CDS encoding TatD family hydrolase yields the protein MLPITDDHMHINLKGGRGMDAIREFKNAGGTHVFIVSLPAGELGLTIAKGEDFRAVFDDTVEAVRRANELVKAYAVVGVHPAEYIGLAESLGRERAYAIVKEGLEIAAKYVAEGRAVAIKSGRPHYPVSPELWETSNALMRYAMGLCLDEDCAIQLHTESEPGTMESISEIAKQARMEPHKVIKHFSPPLVRECESLNVFPSVICSRGALEEALSQGTRFMMETDYIDDPDRPGAVLGPKTVPRKTKEAISNGVPEETFYKIHKDNPEKSYGIKIEL from the coding sequence ATGCTGCCCATCACAGACGACCATATGCACATTAACCTGAAAGGCGGCCGGGGCATGGACGCCATCAGGGAGTTCAAGAACGCCGGTGGCACGCACGTCTTTATCGTTTCGCTGCCGGCAGGCGAGCTGGGGCTGACGATCGCGAAGGGCGAGGACTTCAGGGCGGTATTCGACGACACCGTCGAGGCCGTAAGGCGGGCGAACGAGCTCGTCAAAGCCTATGCAGTCGTGGGCGTCCACCCTGCGGAATACATCGGCCTGGCGGAGTCTCTGGGCAGGGAGCGGGCTTATGCCATCGTTAAGGAAGGGCTGGAGATCGCCGCGAAATACGTGGCCGAAGGCAGGGCCGTGGCCATCAAGAGCGGCCGGCCGCATTATCCCGTTTCCCCCGAGCTATGGGAGACTTCGAACGCGCTGATGCGCTATGCCATGGGCCTATGCCTTGACGAGGACTGCGCCATTCAGCTCCATACGGAGAGCGAGCCGGGCACCATGGAGAGCATCTCGGAGATCGCTAAGCAGGCCCGCATGGAGCCCCATAAAGTTATAAAGCACTTCTCTCCGCCGCTGGTCCGGGAATGCGAGTCCCTGAACGTCTTCCCATCGGTCATCTGTTCCCGGGGAGCGCTCGAGGAAGCGCTCTCGCAGGGCACGCGGTTCATGATGGAGACGGACTATATCGACGATCCCGACAGGCCGGGCGCCGTGCTAGGGCCGAAGACCGTTCCCCGGAAGACCAAAGAGGCCATAAGCAACGGCGTGCCCGAAGAGACCTTTTATAAGATACATAAGGACAACCCGGAAAAGTCGTATGGGATAAAAATAGAATTGTAA
- a CDS encoding hydrogenase maturation protease, protein MTKNIKILGCGNMLMGDDGVGIRVIERLQEMKLPENVEIIDAGVGGMAILSWIEDADKVIIVDAVQTGNEPPGTVYEFTDKELPPSDMFMLSLHDLNLVDTINVGRVVQKMPDVIVIIGVEVKRVAEFTKDLTPEVEGAIPEVLDLVLKELK, encoded by the coding sequence ATGACGAAAAATATCAAGATCCTCGGCTGCGGCAATATGCTCATGGGCGACGACGGCGTGGGCATACGCGTCATCGAGCGCCTGCAGGAAATGAAATTACCCGAAAACGTCGAGATCATCGACGCCGGCGTGGGCGGCATGGCCATCCTGAGCTGGATCGAGGACGCCGACAAAGTGATCATCGTAGACGCCGTGCAGACGGGAAATGAGCCGCCCGGAACTGTCTACGAGTTCACGGATAAGGAGCTGCCTCCTTCGGACATGTTCATGCTCTCGCTGCACGACCTGAACCTCGTCGACACGATCAACGTGGGCCGGGTCGTCCAGAAGATGCCCGACGTCATAGTAATAATCGGCGTGGAGGTCAAGAGAGTGGCCGAATTTACGAAGGATCTCACGCCCGAGGTCGAAGGCGCCATACCCGAAGTCCTCGACCTGGTGCTTAAAGAGCTCAAATAA
- the pyrH gene encoding UMP kinase, which yields MRIVIKVGGSAIAPSLEAKRFSDYAKVIRSLAKEHTVLVVVGGGTPAREYINVTKELKASNAMRDLIGIGVSRLNARLLISAMNDAAYPEPPRDYQEANLAMYSGKIVIMGGVQPGQTTDAVAAILAEYVHADLLIRTTSVDGVYTADPKVDKNAKKIEHMTPQQLLELVAKMEMTAGANNIFDMLGAQIVKRSHIPMVVINGDDPNNIIVAVKGKKIGTLIK from the coding sequence ATGAGGATCGTCATCAAAGTCGGTGGCTCAGCCATTGCCCCGAGCCTGGAGGCGAAGCGTTTCAGCGATTACGCGAAGGTCATCCGGTCGCTGGCAAAGGAACATACTGTTCTGGTGGTCGTCGGGGGCGGCACGCCCGCGAGGGAATACATCAACGTCACGAAGGAATTGAAGGCGAGCAACGCCATGAGGGACCTCATCGGCATCGGCGTGTCGAGGCTTAACGCCCGCCTGCTCATTTCGGCCATGAACGACGCCGCTTATCCCGAGCCTCCCAGGGATTACCAGGAGGCCAACCTTGCCATGTATTCCGGCAAGATCGTCATCATGGGAGGCGTGCAGCCCGGCCAGACGACCGATGCCGTTGCGGCCATCCTCGCGGAATATGTCCATGCGGACCTTTTGATCAGGACGACTTCCGTGGACGGCGTCTATACGGCCGACCCGAAGGTGGACAAGAATGCGAAGAAGATCGAGCACATGACGCCCCAGCAGTTGCTCGAGCTCGTCGCAAAAATGGAGATGACCGCAGGCGCGAACAACATCTTCGACATGCTGGGCGCCCAGATCGTGAAGCGGTCGCACATCCCGATGGTCGTCATCAACGGGGACGACCCGAATAATATCATCGTGGCCGTGAAAGGCAAAAAGATCGGAACGCTCATAAAATGA
- a CDS encoding rhomboid family intramembrane serine protease: MPDNRCDICGAYELLPFKCKYCGGTFCGAHRLPESHNCSGLQMLRERRPIESKAPVRRKSVLKASVFSLPYSGFYAYAIIAITVIVYVLQLLFPKLTDVFILSASTLLSHPWSVVTSIFLHASLMHLFFNMLALFFFGPLLERRIGSGRFLGIYFGTGIVAGLAQVLVFPGSAVLGASGAIFGVLGVLTVLMPDLKVILYFVPLKMVYVTILFAVLDLYPVLTGTSDGVAHIAHLTGLAFGLAAGFYYREKSKVRNARWQI; the protein is encoded by the coding sequence ATGCCAGATAACCGATGTGACATATGCGGCGCTTACGAATTACTGCCGTTCAAGTGTAAATATTGCGGTGGCACTTTCTGCGGGGCCCACCGCCTGCCCGAAAGCCATAATTGTTCAGGGCTACAGATGCTCCGGGAACGCCGCCCCATAGAATCAAAGGCTCCCGTGCGGCGTAAGAGCGTGCTTAAAGCCTCCGTTTTTTCTCTTCCCTATTCGGGCTTTTATGCGTACGCCATCATCGCCATAACGGTCATCGTTTACGTTTTACAGCTTCTCTTTCCGAAGCTGACGGACGTATTTATCCTGAGCGCATCGACCCTGCTGTCTCATCCCTGGAGCGTGGTCACGAGCATATTCCTGCACGCCAGCCTCATGCACCTGTTCTTCAACATGCTCGCGCTTTTCTTCTTCGGCCCGCTGCTTGAGCGCCGCATCGGCAGCGGCCGATTCCTGGGAATCTACTTCGGCACCGGCATCGTCGCCGGCCTGGCCCAGGTCTTAGTGTTCCCGGGCTCCGCCGTCCTTGGCGCGAGCGGCGCCATCTTCGGCGTGCTCGGCGTCCTGACCGTCCTCATGCCCGACCTCAAGGTCATCCTGTACTTCGTGCCCCTCAAGATGGTCTACGTCACCATCCTGTTCGCCGTCCTCGACCTGTACCCCGTGCTCACGGGCACGTCAGACGGAGTGGCGCACATCGCCCACCTGACGGGGCTGGCCTTCGGGCTCGCCGCGGGCTTCTATTACCGGGAGAAAAGCAAGGTCCGAAACGCCCGCTGGCAGATTTAA